The following are encoded together in the Streptomyces flavofungini genome:
- the dnaJ gene encoding molecular chaperone DnaJ codes for MATDYYAVLGVRRDASQDDIKKAFRRLARELHPDVNPDPKTQERFKEINAAYEVLSDPQKKQVYDLGGDPLSQAGGAGGAGGFGAGGFGNFSDIMDAFFGTASQRGPRSRTRRGQDAMIRLEIDLEEAAFGTTKDIQVDTAVVCTTCSGEGAAPGTSAQTCDMCRGRGEVSQVTRSFLGQVMTSRPCPQCQGFGTVVPTPCPECAGDGRIRSRRTLTVKIPAGVDNGTRIQLAGEGEVGPGGGPAGDLYVEIHELPHSVFQRRGDDLHCTVTLPMTAAALGTKVPLETLDGMEEVDIRPGTQSGQSIPLHGRGVTHLRGGGRGDLIVHVEVLTPSKLDPEQERLLRELAQLRGEERPTGQFQPGQQGLFSRLKDAFNGR; via the coding sequence AGCTGCACCCGGACGTCAACCCCGATCCGAAGACGCAAGAGCGCTTCAAGGAGATCAACGCCGCGTACGAGGTGTTGTCGGACCCGCAGAAGAAGCAGGTCTACGACCTCGGTGGCGACCCGCTGTCCCAGGCCGGCGGCGCCGGTGGCGCGGGCGGCTTCGGAGCGGGTGGCTTCGGCAACTTCTCCGACATCATGGACGCGTTCTTCGGCACGGCGTCGCAGCGCGGGCCGCGCTCGCGCACCCGGCGCGGGCAGGACGCCATGATCCGCCTGGAGATCGACCTCGAAGAGGCGGCCTTCGGCACCACGAAGGACATCCAGGTCGACACGGCCGTCGTCTGTACGACGTGTTCCGGCGAGGGGGCCGCGCCCGGCACCTCCGCGCAGACCTGTGACATGTGCCGCGGCCGCGGCGAGGTGTCCCAGGTCACCCGGTCCTTCCTCGGCCAGGTCATGACCTCGCGGCCCTGCCCGCAGTGCCAGGGCTTCGGGACCGTCGTGCCGACGCCGTGCCCCGAGTGCGCGGGCGACGGGCGGATCCGGTCCCGGCGCACGCTCACCGTGAAGATCCCCGCCGGTGTCGACAACGGCACCCGGATCCAGCTCGCCGGTGAGGGCGAGGTCGGCCCCGGCGGCGGCCCCGCCGGTGACCTCTACGTCGAGATCCACGAGCTGCCCCACTCCGTCTTCCAGCGGCGCGGGGACGATCTGCACTGCACCGTCACGCTGCCGATGACGGCGGCCGCGCTCGGCACGAAGGTGCCGCTGGAGACGCTGGACGGCATGGAGGAGGTCGACATCCGGCCCGGTACGCAGTCCGGGCAGTCGATCCCCCTGCACGGGCGTGGTGTCACCCACCTGCGCGGCGGGGGGCGCGGTGACCTCATCGTGCACGTCGAGGTGCTCACGCCGTCCAAGCTCGACCCCGAGCAGGAACGATTGCTGCGGGAGCTCGCGCAGCTGCGGGGCGAGGAGCGGCCCACGGGGCAGTTCCAGCCGGGGCAGCAGGGCCTGTTCTCCCGCCTGAAGGACGCGTTCAACGGGCGTTAG
- a CDS encoding nitronate monooxygenase codes for MSSAFTDLCRYPIVQAPMAGGGSTPQLVAAVAEAGGLGCLAAGYKTADGMYQEIKQVRGLTARPFGVNLFMPQPEYADPAAVEVYRNQLAGEATWYETQLGDTEGKRDDGYDAKLAILLDDPVPLVSFTFGCPTREVVQAFDRVGTRTVVTVTTPEEARAAQRAGADAVCVQGIEAGGHQGTHRDNPEADGSGIGLLSLIAQVRETVRLPVIAAGGLMRGGQIAAVLAAGADFAQLGTAFLVTPESGAQPLHKQAMTNPLFGHTELTRAFSGRPARGLVNRFMREHGPYAPAAYPQVHYLTAGLRKAAAKAGDPQAMALWAGQGHRLARALPAGELMEVLVAELDEAKAAFTARGAV; via the coding sequence ATGTCCTCCGCGTTCACCGATCTCTGTCGCTATCCGATCGTGCAGGCCCCGATGGCGGGTGGTGGCTCGACGCCGCAGCTCGTGGCCGCGGTCGCCGAGGCCGGAGGGCTGGGCTGCCTGGCCGCCGGGTACAAGACCGCCGACGGGATGTACCAGGAGATCAAGCAGGTCAGGGGCCTGACGGCGCGGCCGTTCGGGGTGAACCTGTTCATGCCGCAGCCGGAGTACGCCGACCCCGCCGCCGTAGAGGTGTACCGCAATCAGCTCGCGGGCGAGGCCACCTGGTACGAGACGCAGCTCGGCGACACCGAGGGCAAGCGCGACGACGGCTACGACGCGAAGCTCGCGATCCTGCTCGACGACCCGGTGCCGCTGGTGTCGTTCACGTTCGGCTGCCCGACCCGGGAGGTCGTCCAGGCCTTCGACCGCGTCGGCACCCGCACGGTCGTCACCGTCACCACCCCCGAGGAGGCCCGGGCGGCCCAGCGGGCGGGCGCCGACGCCGTCTGCGTCCAGGGCATCGAGGCGGGCGGCCACCAGGGCACGCACCGTGACAACCCGGAGGCGGACGGCTCCGGCATCGGCCTGCTCAGCCTGATCGCGCAGGTCAGGGAGACGGTGCGGCTGCCTGTGATCGCCGCGGGCGGCCTGATGCGCGGCGGTCAGATCGCCGCGGTCCTCGCCGCGGGCGCCGACTTCGCCCAGCTCGGCACGGCGTTCCTGGTCACGCCGGAGTCGGGCGCGCAGCCGCTGCACAAGCAGGCCATGACGAACCCGCTGTTCGGGCACACCGAGCTGACCCGGGCGTTCTCGGGACGCCCCGCGCGCGGCCTGGTCAACCGCTTCATGCGCGAGCACGGCCCGTACGCCCCGGCCGCGTACCCACAGGTCCACTATCTGACGGCCGGGCTCCGCAAGGCCGCGGCGAAGGCCGGTGACCCGCAGGCCATGGCGCTGTGGGCGGGCCAGGGCCACCGCCTGGCGCGGGCGCTGCCCGCCGGGGAGCTGATGGAGGTCCTGGTCGCCGAACTCGACGAGGCGAAGGCGGCGTTCACCGCGCGGGGTGCGGTGTGA
- a CDS encoding 16S rRNA (uracil(1498)-N(3))-methyltransferase, with amino-acid sequence MTAPVFVVEDFRGAAPGSAYVLDGPEGRHAVSVKRLRAGEDVVLTDGAGRWAHGVVADAEGKDRLTVSLDADGVREEGVETPRITVVQALPKGDRGELAVETMTETGVDAVVPWAASRCITQWKGERGQKALGKWRATAREAGKQSRRVRFPQVAELATTKQVAALLADADLAAVLHEEGSEPLATAALPVGGHIVLVVGPEGGVAPDELAAFAQAGAKPYRLGRSVLRTSTAGTAATALLLGRTGRWS; translated from the coding sequence GTGACGGCGCCGGTCTTCGTCGTCGAGGACTTCCGGGGCGCGGCCCCGGGCAGCGCGTACGTCCTGGACGGCCCCGAGGGGCGGCACGCCGTGTCCGTGAAGCGGCTGCGCGCGGGCGAGGACGTCGTCCTCACCGACGGCGCCGGACGCTGGGCGCACGGCGTCGTCGCGGACGCCGAGGGCAAGGACCGCCTGACGGTGTCCCTGGACGCCGACGGCGTACGCGAGGAGGGCGTGGAGACGCCCCGGATCACCGTCGTGCAGGCGCTGCCCAAGGGCGACCGGGGCGAGCTGGCCGTGGAGACCATGACGGAGACCGGCGTGGACGCCGTCGTGCCCTGGGCCGCGTCCCGCTGCATCACGCAGTGGAAGGGCGAGCGCGGCCAGAAGGCGCTCGGCAAGTGGCGGGCGACGGCGCGCGAGGCGGGCAAGCAGTCGCGCCGGGTGCGCTTCCCACAGGTCGCGGAGCTCGCCACGACCAAGCAGGTCGCGGCGCTCCTGGCCGACGCGGACCTCGCCGCCGTCCTGCACGAGGAGGGCAGCGAGCCGCTGGCCACCGCCGCACTGCCCGTCGGCGGCCACATCGTCCTCGTCGTCGGCCCCGAGGGCGGCGTCGCCCCCGACGAGCTGGCGGCGTTCGCGCAGGCGGGTGCCAAGCCCTACCGGCTCGGGCGCAGCGTGTTGCGCACGTCGACCGCGGGCACCGCCGCGACGGCCCTCCTCCTCGGCCGCACCGGACGCTGGTCCTGA
- a CDS encoding VOC family protein encodes MELAQVRLLVTDFPACYRFYADVLGLKPQSGAASGPYEKFSPTTGSAGIALQDRRVMAELLGELAESATGHRSLVVLRVDDLDAYCERISERGAELTHGPAPMTDRMRVAHLKDPEGNLVELQEWLLLRTDRA; translated from the coding sequence GTGGAACTCGCCCAGGTACGCCTGCTCGTCACCGACTTCCCCGCCTGCTACCGCTTCTACGCCGACGTGCTCGGCCTGAAGCCCCAGTCGGGCGCCGCGAGCGGACCGTACGAGAAGTTCAGCCCCACGACCGGATCCGCGGGCATCGCCTTGCAGGACCGCAGGGTGATGGCCGAACTCCTCGGCGAGCTGGCCGAGTCGGCGACCGGGCACCGCTCCCTGGTGGTGCTGCGCGTCGACGACCTGGACGCGTACTGCGAGCGGATCAGCGAGCGCGGCGCCGAGCTGACGCACGGGCCCGCGCCCATGACGGACCGGATGCGCGTCGCCCACCTCAAGGATCCCGAGGGGAACCTGGTGGAGCTCCAGGAGTGGCTGCTGCTGCGCACGGACCGCGCCTGA
- a CDS encoding S41 family peptidase → MTQPAYLRFPHLRGELIAFTAEDDVWLAPLDGGRAWRVSADNVPVTQPRISPDGTTVAWTSTREGAPEVYVAPVAGGPTRRLTYWGSGKTSVRGWTADGRVLAVSTQGEASLRRTRARAVPLDGGPAEVLPYGIVGDVAYGPDGQVLLLSAPMGREAAWWKRYRGGTAGKLWIRLGTDEAGPEPGFARLHADLDGNIEYPLWVGDRVAFLSDHEGVGAVYSSLPDGTDLRRHTPVGDGFYARHAATDGTRVTYTAAGELWLLDDLSDRADAEPRRLDIVLGGQRNDLQPHPVSAARWFGAAAPDHTGRGSAVAVRGAVHWVTHREGPARALAAEPGVRARLPRTFRVDGEEHVVWVTDAEGDDALEFAPATGLTPGATPRRLAAGQLGRVLALAMAPDGSRAAVAAHDGRVLIVERESGEVREVDRAEHGEATGLVFSPDSAWLAWSHPGPRPLRQLKLANTADLSVSEATQLRFRDYSPAFTLDGKHLAFLSARSFDPVYDDHVFDLAFVGGARPHLITLAATTPSPFGPQRHGRAFDAPDTPHAETPDSEGTPSTRVDLDGLAERVVPFPVEAARYSTLRAAKDGLLWLRHPVHGVLGASRATPTDPDPSSELERYDLTQHRVEELAGVAEHFTVTGDGKRVLLWADGKLKVVPSDRRASGDEDSDTNITVDLGRVRQYVDPAAEWRQMYDEAGRLMRDNFWRPDMGGVDWDAVLERYRPVLARVATHDDLVDLLWEVQGELGTSHAYVTPRGGWGGAGAQGMLGADLSRGADGAWRVDRVLPSETSDPHARSPLAAPGVAVRAGDAILAVGGRPVDPVTGPGPLLVGTAGKPVELTVSPAGGGDPRHAVVIPVDDEEPLRYHAWVADRRAYVHERSGGRLGYLHVPDMQAPGWAQIHRDLRVEVAREGLVVDVRENRGGHTSQLVVEKLARRVVGWDLPRDSGPFSYPGDAPRGPVVAVANEFSGSDGDIVSAAIKALGIGPVVGTRTWGGVVGIDSRYHLVDGTLVTQPKYAFWMEGYEWGVENYGVDPDIEVVVTPEDSAAGRDPQLDEAVRVALAALDETPAKAAPALPGTGAPSS, encoded by the coding sequence GTGACTCAGCCTGCCTACCTCCGGTTTCCGCACCTGCGTGGCGAGTTGATCGCCTTCACCGCAGAGGACGACGTCTGGCTCGCCCCGCTCGACGGGGGCCGCGCCTGGCGGGTCAGCGCCGACAACGTACCCGTGACCCAGCCACGGATCTCCCCGGACGGGACCACCGTCGCGTGGACGTCCACGCGTGAGGGCGCCCCCGAGGTGTACGTCGCGCCCGTGGCCGGCGGCCCCACCCGGCGCCTGACGTACTGGGGCAGCGGGAAGACGTCCGTGCGCGGCTGGACCGCCGACGGACGGGTCCTCGCCGTCAGCACGCAGGGCGAGGCCTCGCTGCGCCGCACCCGGGCGCGCGCCGTGCCGCTCGACGGCGGGCCCGCCGAGGTGCTGCCGTACGGGATCGTCGGGGACGTCGCGTACGGCCCCGACGGACAAGTCCTGCTGCTCTCCGCGCCGATGGGGCGCGAGGCCGCCTGGTGGAAGCGGTACCGGGGCGGCACGGCGGGCAAGCTGTGGATCCGGCTCGGCACCGACGAGGCCGGACCCGAGCCCGGCTTCGCCCGGCTGCACGCCGACCTCGACGGGAACATCGAGTACCCGCTGTGGGTCGGCGACCGCGTCGCCTTCCTCAGCGACCACGAGGGCGTCGGCGCCGTGTACTCCTCGCTGCCCGACGGCACCGACCTGCGCCGCCACACGCCCGTCGGGGACGGCTTCTACGCCCGGCACGCCGCCACCGACGGCACCCGCGTGACCTACACCGCCGCCGGTGAGCTCTGGCTCCTCGACGACCTCTCCGACCGCGCGGACGCCGAGCCGCGCCGCCTGGACATCGTCCTCGGCGGGCAGCGCAACGACCTCCAGCCGCACCCGGTGAGCGCCGCCCGCTGGTTCGGGGCCGCCGCCCCCGACCACACCGGGCGCGGCAGCGCCGTCGCCGTGCGCGGCGCCGTGCACTGGGTCACGCACCGCGAGGGGCCCGCCCGCGCGCTCGCCGCCGAGCCGGGGGTGCGGGCCCGCCTTCCGCGCACCTTCCGGGTGGACGGCGAGGAGCACGTGGTGTGGGTGACGGACGCCGAGGGCGACGACGCCCTGGAGTTCGCGCCCGCGACCGGCCTCACGCCCGGCGCGACACCGCGGCGGCTCGCCGCCGGACAGCTCGGCCGGGTCCTCGCGCTCGCCATGGCGCCCGACGGCAGCCGGGCGGCGGTCGCCGCGCACGACGGGCGGGTGCTGATCGTGGAGCGCGAGAGCGGCGAGGTGCGCGAGGTGGACCGCGCCGAGCACGGCGAGGCCACCGGGCTCGTGTTCTCGCCCGACTCCGCGTGGCTCGCCTGGTCGCACCCCGGGCCGCGGCCGCTGCGCCAGCTCAAGCTCGCCAACACCGCCGACCTGTCGGTGTCGGAGGCCACCCAGCTCAGGTTCCGGGACTACAGCCCGGCGTTCACCCTCGACGGCAAGCACCTCGCGTTCCTGTCCGCGCGGTCCTTCGACCCCGTCTACGACGACCACGTCTTCGACCTCGCGTTCGTCGGCGGCGCCCGCCCGCACCTGATCACCCTCGCCGCCACGACGCCCTCGCCGTTCGGGCCGCAGCGGCACGGCCGTGCCTTCGACGCCCCGGACACCCCGCACGCCGAGACCCCCGACAGCGAGGGCACGCCCTCCACCCGAGTCGACCTCGACGGGCTCGCCGAGCGTGTGGTGCCGTTCCCCGTGGAGGCCGCCCGCTACTCCACGCTGCGCGCCGCCAAGGACGGCCTGCTGTGGCTGCGCCACCCCGTGCACGGCGTGCTCGGCGCCTCGCGTGCCACGCCGACCGACCCGGACCCCAGCTCCGAGCTCGAGCGGTACGACCTCACGCAGCACCGCGTGGAGGAACTCGCCGGTGTCGCCGAGCACTTCACGGTCACCGGCGACGGCAAGCGGGTGCTGCTGTGGGCCGACGGCAAGCTCAAGGTCGTGCCCAGCGACCGGCGGGCGTCCGGCGACGAGGACAGCGACACGAACATCACCGTCGACCTCGGCCGCGTGCGCCAGTACGTCGACCCGGCCGCCGAGTGGCGCCAGATGTACGACGAGGCGGGGCGCCTCATGCGGGACAACTTCTGGCGGCCCGACATGGGCGGCGTCGACTGGGACGCCGTCCTGGAGCGCTACCGCCCCGTCCTCGCCCGCGTCGCCACCCACGACGACCTCGTGGACCTGCTGTGGGAGGTGCAGGGCGAACTCGGCACCTCGCACGCCTATGTGACGCCGCGCGGCGGCTGGGGCGGCGCCGGTGCCCAGGGGATGCTCGGCGCGGACCTGTCGCGGGGCGCGGACGGGGCGTGGCGCGTCGACCGCGTGCTGCCGTCCGAGACGTCCGACCCGCACGCGCGCTCGCCGCTGGCCGCGCCCGGCGTCGCGGTGCGCGCGGGCGACGCGATCCTCGCCGTCGGGGGACGGCCCGTCGACCCGGTGACCGGGCCGGGGCCCCTGCTCGTCGGCACCGCGGGCAAGCCCGTCGAGCTGACCGTGTCGCCCGCGGGCGGCGGCGATCCCCGGCACGCCGTCGTCATCCCCGTCGACGACGAGGAGCCGCTGCGCTACCACGCGTGGGTCGCCGACCGGCGGGCCTACGTCCACGAGCGCTCCGGCGGCCGGCTCGGCTATCTGCACGTGCCCGACATGCAGGCGCCCGGCTGGGCCCAGATCCACCGGGACCTCAGGGTCGAGGTCGCCCGCGAGGGCCTGGTCGTGGACGTGCGCGAGAACCGCGGTGGGCACACCTCGCAGCTCGTCGTGGAGAAGCTGGCGCGGCGGGTCGTCGGCTGGGACCTGCCGCGCGACTCGGGGCCGTTCAGCTATCCCGGGGACGCGCCGCGCGGGCCCGTCGTCGCCGTCGCCAACGAGTTCTCCGGCTCCGACGGCGACATCGTGAGCGCCGCGATCAAGGCCCTCGGCATCGGTCCCGTCGTGGGTACGCGCACGTGGGGCGGTGTCGTCGGCATAGACAGCCGGTACCACCTCGTCGACGGCACGCTGGTCACGCAGCCCAAGTACGCCTTCTGGATGGAGGGGTACGAGTGGGGGGTCGAGAACTACGGCGTCGACCCGGACATCGAAGTCGTGGTCACGCCCGAGGACTCCGCCGCCGGGCGGGACCCGCAGCTGGACGAGGCGGTACGCGTCGCGCTGGCGGCGTTGGACGAGACCCCGGCGAAGGCTGCGCCCGCCTTGCCCGGGACCGGGGCGCCCTCGTCCTGA
- a CDS encoding histidine triad nucleotide-binding protein produces MAGEPQADCLFCKIVAGDVPATVVRETETTVAFRDINPQAPTHVLVIPKAHYPDAASLAAAEPGIAGDVLREAGEVAAEEKAESYRIVFNTGSGAGQTVFHAHAHVLGGRGLQWPPG; encoded by the coding sequence ATGGCGGGAGAACCGCAGGCCGACTGCCTGTTCTGCAAGATCGTCGCGGGTGACGTGCCGGCGACCGTCGTGCGGGAGACCGAGACGACCGTCGCCTTCCGCGACATCAACCCGCAGGCGCCCACGCACGTCCTGGTCATCCCCAAGGCGCACTACCCGGACGCCGCGTCGCTCGCCGCCGCCGAGCCGGGCATCGCCGGTGACGTGCTGCGCGAGGCCGGCGAGGTCGCCGCGGAGGAGAAGGCCGAGAGCTACCGCATCGTCTTCAACACCGGCTCCGGCGCCGGGCAGACCGTCTTCCACGCGCACGCCCACGTCCTCGGCGGTCGCGGCCTGCAGTGGCCGCCCGGCTAG
- a CDS encoding ribonuclease Z, producing the protein MSARELVVLGTASQVPTRQRNHNGYVLLWDGEGILFDPGEGTQRQMLRASVAAHDLNRLCVTHFHGDHSLGLAGVIQRINLDRVPHPVTAHYPASGQRFFDRLRYSTAYRETVALTEAPVAADGVVASTPSYRLETAKLSHPVEAYGYRVVEPDGRRILPALLAEHGIKGADVGVLQREGSLRGVTLEEVSEARRGQRFAFVMDTRLCDGVHALAEGCDMLVIESTFLDEDHRLAADHGHLTAGQAAGVARDAGVRHLVLTHFSQRYADPALFEQQARAAGFEGELTVARDLMRVPLPKRRP; encoded by the coding sequence GTGTCCGCACGTGAATTGGTGGTCCTCGGCACCGCGAGCCAGGTACCGACCCGCCAGCGCAATCACAACGGCTACGTCCTGCTCTGGGACGGCGAGGGCATCCTCTTCGACCCCGGCGAGGGCACGCAGCGCCAGATGCTGCGTGCCTCCGTCGCCGCGCACGACCTGAACCGCCTCTGCGTCACGCACTTCCACGGCGACCACAGCCTCGGCCTCGCCGGCGTGATCCAGCGCATCAACCTGGACCGCGTGCCGCACCCCGTCACCGCCCACTACCCGGCGTCCGGACAGCGCTTCTTCGACCGCCTCCGGTACTCGACCGCCTACCGCGAGACGGTCGCCCTCACCGAGGCGCCGGTCGCCGCCGACGGCGTCGTCGCGAGCACCCCCTCGTACCGCCTGGAGACCGCGAAGCTCTCCCACCCCGTGGAGGCGTACGGCTACCGCGTCGTCGAGCCCGACGGGCGCCGCATCCTGCCCGCCCTGCTCGCCGAACACGGCATCAAGGGCGCCGACGTCGGCGTGCTGCAGCGTGAGGGCAGCCTGCGCGGAGTGACCCTCGAAGAGGTCAGCGAGGCGCGCCGGGGGCAGCGGTTCGCCTTCGTGATGGACACCCGGCTGTGCGACGGCGTGCACGCCCTCGCCGAGGGCTGCGACATGCTCGTCATCGAGTCGACGTTCCTCGACGAGGACCACCGGCTCGCCGCCGACCACGGCCATCTGACCGCGGGCCAGGCCGCGGGCGTGGCCCGGGACGCCGGGGTGCGCCATCTCGTCCTCACCCACTTCAGCCAGCGCTACGCCGACCCCGCGCTCTTCGAACAGCAGGCGCGGGCCGCCGGGTTCGAGGGCGAGCTGACGGTCGCGCGGGACCTGATGCGGGTGCCGCTGCCCAAGCGCAGGCCCTGA